In Hahella sp. HNIBRBA332, the genomic window GCAGCAACAGCTCCAGCGTTTCCAACACGCCCTGATTCTGCAAGGCGCTGGCGAACACCACCGGCCACCAGGGGCTGGGCTCCCAGCGCTCGCGAATTTCTTGCTCGCTCAGGATATTTTTCAAATCACGCTTATTAAACTGCACCACCAGCGGCAGGCGCTCGAAGTCGATGCCTACGCGGCCGGCATTGGCGGCGAGATTCTCAAACGCCTCAAGGTTGGTATGGCTTTGGTTATGCTGGGAATCGGCGATAAAGGCGACGCCATCAGCGCGGGATAAAACGGCTTTGCGGGTGCTGTCATGTTGCACCTGTCCCGGGACGGTGTAGAGCTTGAGTTGAATCAACAGGCCGCTGGGGGCTTCAAAACCCAGCGGAAACAGATCAAAAAACAGAGTACGGTCTTTCTGCGTCTCCAGCACCATCATCTCGCCTTTCAATTCCGGCGAGGACAACTCATGCA contains:
- a CDS encoding ATP/GTP-binding protein, with protein sequence MAELDEQTNRLTLKLVYYGPALSGKTTNLGALHELSSPELKGEMMVLETQKDRTLFFDLFPLGFEAPSGLLIQLKLYTVPGQVQHDSTRKAVLSRADGVAFIADSQHNQSHTNLEAFENLAANAGRVGIDFERLPLVVQFNKRDLKNILSEQEIRERWEPSPWWPVVFASALQNQGVLETLELLLQRVYPELDEEYKLGSAHHLSREAFVAGLLGK